One stretch of Chryseobacterium sp. LJ668 DNA includes these proteins:
- a CDS encoding ribonuclease H-like YkuK family protein, with product MSSEEKLKFVERRSSYIKQKFRQALFFFKSKNESLNEKFTNNYKQTNLKHVEKMETQQQIWQNMTGKIFRNSITHLVEEAIIREQANGHLIKVCVGSDSHVYGDTINYATAVVFIREGKGAFTFIRKEREIRKISIKERMLNEVNKSVEIAYAICSILEMYDVEMEVHADINTDPEFKSNVALKDAMGYILGMGYVFKAKPYAFASSNCADMMV from the coding sequence ATGAGTTCCGAAGAAAAACTAAAGTTTGTCGAGCGCAGAAGTTCTTATATCAAACAAAAATTTAGACAGGCTTTATTTTTCTTCAAAAGTAAAAATGAATCATTAAATGAAAAGTTCACAAATAATTATAAACAAACAAATTTAAAACATGTAGAAAAAATGGAAACGCAACAACAAATCTGGCAAAACATGACCGGAAAAATCTTCCGGAATTCTATCACACATTTGGTAGAAGAAGCCATCATCCGCGAACAGGCAAATGGGCACCTGATAAAAGTTTGTGTAGGTTCAGATTCCCACGTTTACGGTGATACAATTAATTATGCGACAGCAGTTGTCTTTATCCGTGAGGGAAAAGGAGCGTTTACCTTTATCAGAAAAGAAAGAGAGATCCGGAAAATCAGTATCAAAGAAAGAATGCTCAACGAGGTCAACAAATCAGTAGAAATCGCTTACGCAATTTGCTCAATTCTGGAAATGTATGATGTGGAAATGGAAGTTCACGCTGACATCAATACCGATCCCGAATTTAAATCTAATGTTGCCTTGAAAGATGCAATGGGCTATATATTAGGAATGGGCTACGTTTTTAAAGCGAAACCTTATGCTTTTGCAAGTTCTAACTGTGCTGATATGATGGTGTAA
- a CDS encoding penicillin-binding protein: MTIQRAHINASLCDNPSIKGLFGYELMIWDEAKCADFGNFLL; encoded by the coding sequence ATGACAATACAAAGAGCACATATCAATGCAAGCCTATGCGACAACCCTTCAATAAAAGGATTGTTCGGATATGAACTGATGATATGGGATGAGGCGAAATGTGCTGACTTTGGAAATTTTTTACTGTAA
- a CDS encoding T9SS type A sorting domain-containing protein — protein MRKIYLLFIILINSLIYSQCWKAVTSGYRTSFGIKNDGTLWAWGKNEFGQLGNGTTVDSIIPIQVGNENNWAQVVAMDGSSHVLAIKTDGTLWAWGWNTWGQVGNGTNTNVYTPVQIGIDQNWKSIACYDNHSLALKTDGTLWAWGNNYHGQLGMTGGHRYFPTQVGSDNNWTVIATGLETSYAIKTNNTLWSWGDNNRSQLGNGTYGISNNPNPTQVGTDTNWKTVSSGHVRAAAIKTDGTLWQWGEKFDFPASAPYQTTPIQVGNQNNWKDLELGYLYATAIKTDGTLWSWGYGELGDGVFHSFTANPIPVNSQNTWKSISSGMYYSMGLKNDGSLWVWGSNTNGVLGDGTTVTKLYPIPIACPLSVLSTNETVFDHNFGIYPNPAKNTVSIIGNIDIINIYIYSIDGRLIKKLSSANKKLNISFLEKGIYILKVQDKKNNLYTKKLIKE, from the coding sequence ATGAGAAAAATTTATCTTTTATTTATTATTTTAATTAATTCTTTAATCTATTCCCAATGTTGGAAAGCCGTGACAAGCGGATACAGAACATCGTTTGGAATTAAAAATGACGGAACATTATGGGCTTGGGGCAAAAATGAGTTTGGCCAGCTTGGAAATGGAACCACTGTAGATTCAATTATTCCAATTCAAGTTGGAAATGAAAATAACTGGGCTCAAGTAGTTGCAATGGATGGTTCAAGTCATGTATTAGCTATAAAAACAGATGGAACTCTTTGGGCATGGGGATGGAATACTTGGGGACAAGTCGGAAACGGAACTAATACAAATGTGTACACCCCTGTACAAATTGGCATCGATCAAAATTGGAAGAGTATCGCATGCTATGATAACCATAGCCTTGCATTAAAAACAGACGGAACTCTTTGGGCATGGGGAAACAACTATCATGGTCAGCTTGGGATGACGGGAGGGCATCGATATTTCCCTACGCAAGTGGGTAGCGATAATAACTGGACAGTCATTGCAACAGGACTTGAAACCTCATATGCTATAAAAACCAATAATACTTTATGGTCTTGGGGGGATAATAACAGATCTCAGTTGGGTAATGGAACATATGGAATATCAAACAATCCTAATCCTACACAAGTAGGAACAGATACCAACTGGAAAACTGTAAGCTCAGGACATGTTCGTGCTGCAGCTATTAAAACTGATGGTACACTTTGGCAATGGGGAGAAAAATTCGACTTTCCAGCAAGCGCACCCTATCAGACAACTCCTATTCAGGTTGGCAATCAAAACAATTGGAAAGATTTAGAATTAGGATATTTGTATGCAACTGCAATAAAAACAGATGGTACATTGTGGTCTTGGGGATATGGGGAACTAGGTGATGGTGTTTTTCATAGTTTTACAGCCAATCCTATTCCGGTTAATTCACAAAACACCTGGAAATCAATATCATCAGGAATGTATTATTCAATGGGGTTAAAAAACGATGGGTCACTTTGGGTTTGGGGGAGTAATACCAATGGAGTTTTAGGTGATGGAACGACAGTTACAAAACTATATCCGATTCCTATTGCTTGCCCTCTCTCGGTTTTATCAACTAATGAAACTGTTTTCGATCATAATTTTGGAATCTATCCCAATCCTGCGAAAAATACTGTTTCCATAATTGGAAATATAGATATTATAAACATTTATATATACAGCATTGACGGAAGATTAATTAAAAAATTATCTTCAGCGAATAAAAAGCTAAATATCAGCTTTTTGGAAAAAGGAATTTACATTCTCAAAGTTCAGGATAAAAAAAATAATTTATATACAAAAAAGCTGATTAAAGAATAA
- the deoD gene encoding purine-nucleoside phosphorylase, whose protein sequence is MSVHISANKGEIAKVVLQPGDPLRAKYIAENYLENAKLVSQTRGIFYYTGLYKGKEITVGASGMGFPSIGIYSFELYTEYEVDTIIRIGTCGAYTTDLKVFDLLNVENAASESTYAKFAWGIEEEMISHQGNTFEIINQTSEELFLTTKATNIHSSDIFYRKDPAVPDIAKKYSCPAVEMEAFGLFANAKHLGKNAATILTVSDIIPTHENISADQREKALQPMIELALESALRA, encoded by the coding sequence ATGAGTGTTCACATCAGTGCAAATAAAGGAGAAATTGCAAAAGTGGTATTACAGCCGGGCGACCCGCTCCGTGCAAAATATATCGCAGAAAATTATCTTGAAAATGCAAAATTGGTAAGTCAGACAAGAGGTATTTTTTATTACACCGGTTTATATAAAGGTAAAGAAATTACCGTCGGAGCCAGCGGAATGGGTTTTCCAAGCATCGGAATTTATTCTTTTGAATTGTACACTGAGTATGAAGTCGACACTATCATCAGAATCGGAACTTGTGGTGCTTATACCACAGATTTGAAAGTTTTTGATCTATTAAATGTTGAAAATGCAGCAAGCGAAAGCACCTATGCAAAATTTGCCTGGGGAATTGAGGAGGAGATGATATCTCATCAGGGAAATACCTTTGAAATCATCAATCAGACTTCGGAAGAATTATTTTTAACTACAAAAGCTACCAATATCCACAGCAGCGATATTTTTTACAGAAAAGACCCTGCTGTTCCTGATATCGCAAAAAAATACAGCTGTCCTGCAGTAGAAATGGAAGCCTTCGGATTGTTCGCCAATGCAAAACATTTAGGAAAAAATGCAGCCACGATTCTTACGGTTTCTGATATCATTCCTACTCACGAAAATATTTCAGCTGACCAAAGAGAAAAAGCCTTACAACCAATGATCGAATTGGCATTGGAATCGGCTTTACGAGCTTAA
- a CDS encoding xylulokinase — MKFIGYDVGSSSIKASIVDENGKLIAHAKYPESEMPIDSPKIGWAEQDPEQWWQNLRILTQKIIEESHIDKNEIKGIGISYQMHGLVLVGKDKEVLRPSIIWCDSRAVETGDQAFDDLGEKVCMNKLLNSPGNFTASKLKWVKENEPEVYEKIWKFMLPGDFIALKLSGEATTTITGLSEGVLWDFQKHQASKTLLNHWGINGSLVSKVVDNFTEQCVVSKQGAEESGLPEGIPILYRAGDQPNNALSLNVMNPGEIAATGGTSGVVYGVTDNIHSKESVRVNNFAHINHTKEQPRIGKMLCLNGAGIQYSWLRHQVDQKRHSYQELNDLASQIPIGSDGIIVLPFGNGAERVLKNKDIGSSTYNVNFNRHKSVHLFRAGLEGIAYSFVYGTEILMNDGLQKGIIKAGGDNLFRSSLFAQSIATLLDTEIRIFDTTGSTGAARAAAIGAGAFETLTDILTEKDITTTYIPDFKNMDQYRESYGKWKNKLEQVLINS; from the coding sequence ATGAAATTTATAGGATATGATGTCGGGAGCTCTTCGATAAAGGCATCCATTGTAGATGAAAACGGAAAATTGATCGCTCACGCAAAATATCCGGAAAGCGAGATGCCAATTGATTCTCCAAAGATTGGTTGGGCAGAACAAGATCCGGAGCAATGGTGGCAGAATCTTCGTATTCTGACACAAAAGATCATCGAGGAAAGCCACATTGATAAAAACGAGATCAAAGGAATCGGTATTTCTTATCAGATGCATGGTTTGGTTTTGGTGGGCAAGGACAAAGAAGTTTTGCGTCCTTCGATCATCTGGTGCGACAGCCGTGCAGTAGAAACTGGTGACCAGGCATTCGACGATTTGGGTGAAAAAGTTTGTATGAATAAACTTTTGAACTCACCTGGGAATTTTACCGCTTCAAAATTAAAATGGGTCAAAGAAAACGAACCGGAAGTGTATGAAAAGATCTGGAAATTTATGCTTCCTGGAGATTTTATCGCTTTAAAATTAAGCGGAGAAGCTACTACAACTATTACCGGACTTTCTGAAGGTGTACTTTGGGATTTCCAGAAACATCAGGCTTCAAAAACATTATTAAATCATTGGGGAATTAATGGGTCTTTGGTTTCAAAAGTGGTTGATAATTTTACAGAGCAATGTGTCGTTTCAAAACAGGGAGCAGAAGAAAGTGGTTTGCCGGAAGGTATCCCGATTTTGTACAGAGCCGGAGATCAGCCGAATAATGCGTTATCACTCAACGTAATGAATCCCGGAGAGATTGCTGCGACGGGCGGAACTTCAGGCGTTGTTTATGGTGTGACGGATAATATTCATTCTAAAGAATCGGTAAGAGTGAATAATTTTGCGCATATTAATCATACAAAAGAACAACCGAGAATCGGGAAAATGCTTTGTCTAAATGGCGCAGGAATTCAGTACAGCTGGTTGCGTCACCAGGTTGATCAGAAAAGACATTCTTATCAGGAGCTTAATGATTTAGCTTCACAAATCCCAATCGGATCTGATGGAATTATTGTTTTACCATTTGGAAATGGTGCTGAAAGAGTATTAAAAAATAAAGACATCGGTTCTTCGACTTATAATGTGAATTTTAACCGACATAAAAGTGTTCATTTATTCAGAGCCGGACTGGAGGGTATCGCCTACTCTTTCGTTTACGGAACTGAAATTCTGATGAATGACGGTTTACAGAAAGGAATTATTAAAGCCGGTGGAGACAACTTATTCCGTTCTTCTCTGTTCGCGCAATCGATTGCAACTCTATTGGATACCGAAATCAGAATATTTGATACCACAGGATCGACAGGAGCTGCAAGAGCAGCAGCAATCGGAGCAGGAGCATTTGAAACCTTAACGGATATTTTAACCGAAAAAGATATTACCACAACGTATATTCCTGATTTTAAAAATATGGATCAGTACAGGGAAAGTTATGGTAAGTGGAAAAACAAACTTGAGCAGGTTTTAATCAATTCTTAA
- the xylA gene encoding xylose isomerase has translation MAITTGNKEYFKGIDKIQFEGRESDNPLAFKFYDENLVVRGKTMKEYFKFASAYWHTFCATGGDPFGAGTQQFDWLTASDAKQRATEKMDAAFEFFTKLGVPYYCFHDYDLIDEADNFTESTKRLEFITDYAKEKQAASGVKLLWGTSNCFSNPRFMNGAATNPSFDVLAYAGGQVKNALDATIKLGGENYVFWGGREGYMSLLNTNMKREQEHMAKFLHLAKDYARAQGFKGTFFIEPKPMEPTKHQYDFDAATCLNFLRQYDLLNDFKLNLEVNHATLAQHTFEHELQVAADNNVLGSIDANRGDYQNGWDTDQFPVDLYEMTQAMLVIIQAGGFQGGGVNFDAKIRRNSTDLEDIFIAHISGMDNFARSFLAADKILEKSKYSEIRTNRYASFDSGKGKDFENGNLSLTDLATYAQGLGEVGRESGKQEYLESIINQYL, from the coding sequence ATGGCAATTACAACAGGAAACAAGGAGTATTTTAAAGGAATAGATAAAATTCAGTTTGAGGGTAGAGAATCAGACAATCCGTTGGCATTCAAATTTTATGATGAAAATTTGGTGGTTCGTGGAAAAACAATGAAGGAATATTTCAAGTTTGCTTCTGCTTACTGGCACACCTTCTGCGCAACCGGTGGAGATCCATTTGGTGCCGGAACTCAGCAATTTGATTGGTTAACCGCTTCTGATGCAAAACAAAGAGCGACAGAAAAAATGGATGCTGCTTTCGAATTTTTCACAAAATTGGGTGTTCCTTACTACTGTTTCCATGATTATGATTTGATTGATGAAGCAGATAATTTCACAGAGTCAACCAAAAGATTAGAGTTCATCACTGATTATGCTAAAGAAAAGCAGGCAGCTTCTGGCGTGAAATTACTTTGGGGAACTTCAAATTGTTTCTCAAACCCAAGATTTATGAACGGGGCGGCTACCAATCCTTCATTTGATGTTTTGGCTTATGCAGGAGGTCAGGTGAAAAATGCTTTAGACGCAACAATCAAATTAGGAGGAGAAAACTACGTATTCTGGGGCGGTCGTGAAGGTTATATGTCACTTTTGAACACCAATATGAAGCGTGAGCAAGAGCATATGGCGAAATTTTTACATTTGGCTAAAGACTATGCAAGAGCTCAAGGTTTTAAAGGAACATTCTTCATCGAACCAAAACCGATGGAGCCTACAAAACACCAGTATGACTTTGATGCGGCAACTTGTTTAAATTTCCTACGTCAGTACGATTTATTGAATGATTTTAAATTAAACCTTGAAGTAAACCATGCTACTTTGGCTCAACATACTTTTGAGCACGAACTTCAGGTTGCAGCTGACAACAATGTATTAGGAAGCATCGATGCGAACAGAGGTGATTACCAGAACGGTTGGGATACAGACCAGTTCCCTGTTGATTTGTATGAAATGACTCAAGCGATGTTGGTGATTATCCAGGCTGGAGGTTTCCAGGGCGGAGGTGTTAACTTTGATGCGAAAATCAGAAGAAATTCAACTGATCTGGAAGATATCTTCATCGCTCACATCAGCGGAATGGACAATTTTGCAAGATCATTCTTAGCTGCTGATAAAATTTTAGAAAAATCAAAATATTCTGAAATCAGAACCAACAGATATGCTTCATTCGACAGTGGAAAAGGCAAAGATTTCGAAAACGGAAACTTATCTTTAACCGATCTTGCCACTTATGCTCAAGGACTTGGAGAAGTTGGAAGAGAAAGCGGAAAGCAGGAATATCTTGAGAGCATCATCAATCAGTATTTATAA
- the xylE gene encoding D-xylose transporter XylE → MQIIDSGPKYSSGTKAQINMLYVTVLTLVATLGGLLFGYDTAVISGAEKSIQEYLIIPLGLSSLAHGATISSALIGCIIGGAISGMISTKLGRKKSLMLSAFLFFISALGAAYPEFLFFKHGEHSMGVLLAFNFYRIIGGIGVGLASAVCPMYIGEIAPAEIRGKLVSLNQFAIIFGMLVVYFVNWGIASGQTVEWINEIGWRYMFLSLTIPSALFGILLVFVPETPRYLTFVNKDAEALKILTKINGEARGKEIFSEIKSTVVEHKSEIFAFGKTVIVIGILLSVFQQFVGINVALYYAPRIFESMGVHKDSSMLQTVVMGLVNVVFTVIAIFTVDKWGRKPLLIVGSVGMAIGMFAIAILSYYQIIGIATLVFIIVYTASFMMSWGPICWVLISEIFPNKIRGSAIAIAVAAQWAANYLISSTYPFMMEFSGAFTYGFYGVMSVLSLFFVWKWVPETKGKSLEEIEKIWEK, encoded by the coding sequence ATGCAAATAATAGATTCTGGTCCTAAATATTCTTCAGGAACAAAGGCGCAGATCAATATGCTGTACGTTACTGTACTCACATTGGTCGCCACTTTGGGAGGACTTTTGTTTGGATACGACACCGCTGTAATTTCAGGAGCCGAAAAATCAATTCAGGAATATCTTATCATTCCTTTGGGATTGAGTTCACTGGCTCACGGAGCGACCATTTCGAGCGCATTGATCGGATGTATCATCGGTGGCGCCATTTCCGGGATGATCTCCACAAAGCTGGGAAGAAAAAAATCATTGATGCTTTCTGCATTTCTGTTCTTCATCAGTGCTTTGGGAGCGGCGTATCCTGAATTTTTATTCTTCAAACACGGCGAACATTCAATGGGTGTTTTGCTGGCATTTAATTTTTATAGGATCATTGGTGGAATCGGCGTTGGACTGGCTTCGGCGGTCTGCCCGATGTACATTGGTGAGATTGCACCTGCCGAAATACGTGGTAAACTGGTATCACTGAATCAGTTTGCCATTATTTTCGGGATGCTCGTGGTTTACTTTGTGAACTGGGGTATCGCAAGCGGACAAACCGTAGAATGGATCAACGAGATCGGATGGAGATATATGTTTTTATCACTGACGATTCCCTCTGCTTTATTCGGAATCCTGTTGGTTTTTGTTCCTGAAACGCCGCGTTATCTGACGTTCGTGAATAAAGATGCAGAAGCGCTGAAAATTTTAACCAAAATCAATGGTGAAGCGCGTGGAAAAGAAATTTTCTCAGAAATTAAAAGCACCGTTGTTGAGCATAAAAGCGAAATTTTCGCCTTCGGGAAAACGGTGATCGTAATTGGAATTTTGCTTTCTGTTTTCCAGCAATTTGTGGGAATTAACGTGGCATTATATTACGCTCCGAGGATTTTTGAAAGTATGGGCGTTCACAAAGATTCATCGATGCTGCAAACTGTTGTAATGGGATTGGTGAATGTTGTGTTTACCGTTATCGCTATTTTCACGGTGGATAAATGGGGAAGAAAACCTTTATTGATCGTAGGTTCTGTCGGAATGGCTATTGGAATGTTTGCGATTGCGATTTTATCTTATTATCAGATTATCGGGATTGCAACTTTGGTATTTATCATCGTTTACACGGCTTCGTTTATGATGTCTTGGGGACCGATTTGCTGGGTTTTAATTTCAGAAATTTTCCCGAATAAAATCAGAGGAAGTGCGATTGCGATTGCTGTTGCCGCTCAGTGGGCAGCGAATTATTTAATTTCATCTACTTATCCTTTTATGATGGAATTCAGTGGAGCATTTACTTACGGATTTTATGGGGTGATGAGTGTTCTGTCCCTTTTCTTTGTCTGGAAATGGGTTCCAGAAACCAAAGGCAAATCTTTAGAGGAGATTGAGAAGATTTGGGAAAAATAA
- a CDS encoding LacI family DNA-binding transcriptional regulator, translating to MTKKNATIYDISKKLNVSVATVSRALNDNPRISQATKDLVVKTAKEMNYKQNNLAKALKSGETKNIGIIVPYINTNFFSSVIRGIEEELSPHGYHVIICQSHEDVLTEKKHLNTLLNAQVDGIFMSVSRTTIDTEHIQHILNTTNTPIIFFDRKKDIPGISTVTIDDYRGGYMATEHLIDEGYKNICHFAGDLNLEIYQNRLNGYKQALIDHQFQVKEENIISTGSSIDAGIEAVKKLWNSSSVPDAIFSASDSTALGACQELKKRKIKIPQEVAVIGFSNEPFTQFMELPMSSIDQTPVLMGNMAGQVFIDNIKDNSSGVSIEKKVVLAPQICVRKSSKRK from the coding sequence ATGACAAAGAAAAATGCCACAATTTATGACATTTCAAAGAAGCTGAACGTAAGTGTGGCAACTGTTTCCAGAGCATTGAATGACAACCCGAGAATAAGCCAGGCAACCAAAGATCTTGTAGTGAAAACCGCCAAGGAAATGAACTACAAACAAAATAATCTGGCAAAAGCCTTAAAGAGCGGTGAAACAAAAAATATAGGAATCATTGTTCCGTACATCAACACCAACTTTTTCTCGTCGGTTATCCGAGGAATTGAGGAAGAATTATCTCCGCACGGTTACCACGTGATCATTTGTCAGAGCCACGAAGATGTTTTAACCGAGAAAAAACATTTAAACACTTTACTCAATGCACAAGTGGACGGGATTTTCATGTCGGTTTCCAGAACTACAATTGATACCGAACATATTCAGCACATTTTAAATACGACTAATACTCCAATTATATTCTTTGACCGAAAGAAAGACATTCCGGGGATCAGTACTGTAACCATCGACGACTACAGAGGCGGTTATATGGCAACAGAACATTTAATTGACGAAGGTTACAAAAACATTTGCCACTTTGCCGGAGATCTGAATCTTGAGATATATCAAAACCGTCTGAACGGTTATAAGCAGGCTTTGATTGATCATCAGTTTCAGGTAAAAGAAGAAAATATTATCTCTACCGGCAGCTCGATCGATGCAGGAATTGAAGCTGTTAAAAAACTTTGGAACAGCTCATCCGTTCCCGACGCTATTTTTTCTGCAAGTGATTCTACCGCTTTGGGAGCCTGTCAGGAATTGAAAAAAAGAAAAATAAAAATCCCTCAGGAAGTGGCCGTGATTGGTTTTTCAAACGAACCCTTTACCCAATTTATGGAACTTCCGATGAGCTCTATAGACCAGACCCCTGTTTTGATGGGAAATATGGCCGGACAGGTTTTTATTGATAACATTAAAGACAATTCTTCAGGTGTTTCTATTGAGAAGAAAGTTGTGCTTGCACCGCAGATTTGCGTGAGAAAGTCTTCGAAAAGAAAATAG
- a CDS encoding SgcJ/EcaC family oxidoreductase, with protein MKTLLLFLLMMFSVTKISAQNKTDEISKIINQQETDWNKNDMKSFSNAFSDDGILINFLGLVWKGKKMINEQFSYINDCCIKPTSVKFEVTGVKVIDDKTAIAYINETLTAKEDYQVPGATVKKGSIDKKIVTAVFQKESKSWKIVSMQVTQVNQMMTK; from the coding sequence ATGAAAACTCTCTTACTTTTCTTACTAATGATGTTTAGTGTCACCAAAATTTCAGCACAAAATAAAACTGACGAAATATCAAAAATTATTAACCAGCAGGAAACCGACTGGAACAAAAACGATATGAAATCCTTTTCCAATGCATTTTCAGATGATGGTATTCTCATTAATTTTTTAGGGTTAGTTTGGAAAGGAAAGAAAATGATCAATGAACAATTTTCATACATTAACGACTGCTGCATCAAACCCACTTCTGTTAAATTTGAAGTGACCGGAGTAAAAGTAATTGATGACAAAACAGCCATCGCTTATATTAATGAAACTTTAACCGCAAAAGAAGATTATCAGGTTCCCGGTGCTACAGTAAAGAAAGGAAGTATTGATAAAAAAATCGTGACAGCAGTATTTCAAAAAGAATCGAAATCGTGGAAAATTGTTTCGATGCAGGTTACGCAGGTAAATCAAATGATGACTAAATAA
- a CDS encoding UxaA family hydrolase: MQKKVLKVNPKDNVIVALLDLPAGESVHLDGTDYTILKDIKAKHKFAAVDFEDGDHIIMYGVIVGKANQSVRQGEVITTENVKHQSAKVVGKTETLGWTPPNVDKWKDRTFIGYHREDGQVGTENVWLFFPLVFCENKNIETLKDIFEKELLHDKASKHQLLLRSLLNGGATVEVEEEQPDTRIFKNIDARFITHQGGCGGIRQDAEALGRLFAGYVNNPNVAGATVLSLGCQNLQVQIFMDSLHALAPNNKKPIVVYEQQKSGTIDEMLTGVIKDSYEGIKKANEIERKPASITKLNIGLECGGSDGFSGISANPVLGEVSDIMAAVGGTTMLAEFPELCGVEQELVNRCINDEDGVKFLKLMKDFEASVVAAGSGFDMNPSPGNIKDGLITDAMKSAGASKKGGAAPIVDVLDFTEYATKPGLNLLCTPGNDAECTTALVGSGATVVLFTTGLGTPMGNPITPVVKISSNTVLAEKMSDIIDFNAGTVISGDKTIPEAADELLELIINVASGEVKTKADVLNQNDFIPWRRGVSL, encoded by the coding sequence ATGCAAAAGAAAGTACTGAAAGTAAATCCCAAAGACAACGTTATTGTAGCGCTGTTGGATTTACCTGCCGGAGAATCGGTGCACTTAGACGGTACAGATTATACGATTCTTAAAGATATTAAAGCAAAACATAAATTCGCTGCCGTAGATTTTGAGGATGGCGACCATATCATCATGTATGGCGTAATCGTTGGAAAAGCCAACCAATCCGTAAGACAGGGCGAAGTGATTACCACCGAAAACGTAAAGCATCAAAGTGCAAAAGTGGTCGGGAAAACCGAAACTTTGGGCTGGACTCCACCCAATGTTGACAAGTGGAAAGACCGTACTTTTATTGGCTACCACCGTGAAGACGGACAGGTTGGTACAGAAAACGTTTGGTTATTTTTCCCGTTAGTATTCTGCGAAAACAAGAATATCGAAACACTGAAGGATATTTTTGAAAAAGAATTGCTTCATGATAAAGCCAGCAAACATCAGTTGTTATTACGTTCGTTGTTAAACGGCGGAGCAACTGTTGAAGTTGAAGAAGAACAGCCGGATACAAGAATATTTAAAAACATCGATGCAAGATTCATCACGCATCAGGGCGGTTGTGGCGGAATTCGTCAGGACGCTGAAGCATTGGGAAGATTGTTTGCAGGATATGTCAACAACCCGAATGTTGCCGGAGCTACGGTTCTCAGCTTAGGTTGTCAGAATCTTCAGGTACAGATTTTCATGGATTCACTGCATGCATTGGCTCCCAATAACAAAAAACCAATCGTAGTTTACGAACAGCAAAAATCGGGAACCATCGATGAAATGCTGACCGGCGTTATCAAAGATTCATACGAAGGCATTAAAAAAGCCAATGAGATAGAGAGAAAACCGGCGTCCATCACCAAGCTGAACATTGGTTTGGAATGTGGCGGCTCAGACGGTTTTTCAGGAATTTCTGCCAATCCTGTTTTGGGTGAAGTTTCAGATATTATGGCGGCAGTAGGCGGAACAACCATGTTGGCCGAATTCCCTGAATTGTGTGGAGTAGAGCAGGAGCTGGTCAACCGTTGCATCAACGATGAAGACGGAGTAAAATTCCTGAAACTGATGAAAGATTTTGAAGCCTCTGTAGTTGCGGCAGGATCTGGTTTTGATATGAATCCGTCTCCCGGAAATATCAAAGACGGTTTAATTACCGATGCCATGAAATCTGCAGGAGCCTCTAAAAAAGGCGGAGCGGCACCGATTGTTGATGTGCTTGACTTTACAGAATATGCCACAAAACCAGGTCTGAATCTTTTGTGTACACCAGGAAATGATGCCGAATGTACAACCGCTTTAGTCGGTTCAGGTGCAACAGTCGTACTTTTCACCACAGGTCTTGGAACTCCGATGGGAAATCCTATTACTCCGGTTGTGAAAATTTCTTCCAATACTGTTTTGGCAGAAAAAATGTCAGACATTATTGATTTCAATGCAGGTACCGTAATCAGCGGAGACAAAACAATTCCCGAAGCAGCAGACGAGCTTCTGGAACTCATCATCAACGTAGCCAGCGGCGAAGTAAAAACCAAAGCAGACGTTCTTAATCAGAATGATTTCATTCCATGGAGACGAGGGGTCTCTCTGTGA